The Cervus canadensis isolate Bull #8, Minnesota chromosome 13, ASM1932006v1, whole genome shotgun sequence genomic interval AAGTTCCCACTTTTGTAGAGCTCCCATTGCCCTGGGGCTGGAAAAAGGCAGACCTTGCTTGTAAAGTGCTGCAGCCTCTAGCAGGGCTGGGCCCTAGGCAAGCTTGGAAGAATGCAGGCCAGGCAGGGGCACAGGAACCAGGCATTCCTGACCAGCATGTGCCCTGCCATGCTCCTTGTAGGGACTGCTGGGAAAGGTGGACTGGTAACTTCGCCATTAGCCCTCACCAGCTTCCAGCCACCTCTGGTCCACATACAAACCAATACCCAACCAGCACTGTAGGACTGCCCTGCTCACAGCTGAAGGTTCCAGGCCAGTGGAGTTTATTCACTGTTGTGGCCCCAGCCTAGGTTCCTCAGTGGAAGCCACACCTTGAGCCTGGGGGTGTCTTGCTGGGGCAGGGGGTGTTTATGCCTGCCACCCCCCAGGCTCACACCTCATAGAGGATCACAGGGAAATCCACGTGGATGCGGGGGGGATCCAGCTTCACGGTGCCCTGAGGAATCAGGTTCTTATGCACCCGCCTCAGCTTGGCCCGCTTCTGCCCGTTCTTGGTGACGATTGTCTCCTCATAGAATTCGTGAGCCAGATCCCCATCCTCGTCATAGAACATGGAGCCGCGGCGCGTGAATACGAAGGGGGGCACGACTCGGCCTCGCGGTCGCACCAAAGCTTGCTCAGCGACCGCCGCCTCTGGGCCACCGCCCCCCGCCGCCGAGGTGAAGGGCCACAGGCCCTGAGCTTTGGAGCCGCTGGCGCCCATGTCAGGGCCGCCGGCGCATGGCGGGCCCCGCGGTAACTTCGCTCTTACAAGGCCGTCGGCGCCACCATGCCCTGCCTGGGCCTTGGCTTGCAgatgccgccgccgccgctgcctccGCCTTCCGCAGGCTCCGCTGTCtccgtgatgcttcctaaggcccacttgacttcacattccaggacgtctgactctaggtgagtgatcacaccatggtgattatctgagtcgtgaagatcttttttgtacagctcttctgtgtattcttgccacctcttcttaacatcttctgcttctgttagatccataccatttctgtcctttattgaacccatctttgcatgaaatgttcccttgatatctctaattttcttgaagagatatctagtctttcccattctatttttttcctctatttcttttcattgatcactgaggaaggctttcttatctctccttgctattctttggaactctgcattcaaatgagtatatctttccttttctcctttacttttcgcTTCCCTTttttctcggctatttgtaagccctcctcagacagccattttgattttttgcatttctttttcttggggatggccttaattcctgtctcctggacaatgtcacaaacctccatccatagttcatcaggcactcggtctatcagatctagtcccttaaatctatttctcacttccactgtatagtcataagggatttgatttaggtcatacctgaatggtctaatggttttctccactttcttcaatttcagtctgaatttggcaacaaggagttcatgatctgagccacagtcagctcctggtcttgtttcaggccaaatttccctgttactccaggtgtttcttgacttcctacttttgcattccagtcccctataatgaaaaggacatctttttttggtattagttctagaatgtcttgtaggtcttcatagaactgttccacttcagcttcttcagcattactggttggggcatagacttggattaccatgctattgaatggtttgccttggaaacgaacagagatcattctgtcatttttgagattgcatccaagtactgcattttggactcttttgttgactaagatggctactccatttcctccaaaggattcctgcccacagtagtagatataatggtcacctgagttaaattcacccattccagtccatcttagttcactgattcctagaatgtcaatgttcactcttgccatctcctgtttgaccacttccaatttgccttgattcatggacctaacattccaggttcctatgcaatattgctctttacagcatcgaaccctacttccatcaccagtcccattcacaactgggtgttgtttttgctttggctccatcccttcattctttctggagttatttctccactgatctccagtagcatattgggcacctaccaacctggggagttcatctttcagtgttctattttgttgccttttcatactgttcatggggttctcaaggcaagaatactgaaatggtttgccattcccttctccaatggaccacattctgtcagaactccccaccatgacccagctgtcttgggtggccccacacagcatggcttagtttcattgagttagacaaggctgtggtccatgtgatcagattggctagttgtctgtgattgtagtttcagtctgtctgctctctgatgccctttctcagtgcctaccatcttacttgggtttctcttaccttggacatggggcctctcttcatggctgctccagcaaagcacagccactgctccttaccttggaagtTGGGTAGCTCTCCTCGGCAGCCGCCCCTGCCCTCAGGTGCGGGGCAGCTCCCCTCAgctgctcaatggacatgaatttgagcaatttctggcagacagtggaggacagaggagcctggagtgctgcagtccatgaggttgaaagagttggacacgacttagtgactgaacaacaatatacgaaccacatcttctttatccattcatctgttgatggacgtttcagtggtttccgtgtcttggctattgtaaatagtgctgtcaTGAACATGTATGTTTTGAATtacaggaagtggcaacccactccagtactcttgcctggaaaatcccatggatggaggagcatggtaggctacagtccatggagtcacaaagagttggacacaactgagcgacttcactttctttcttttgtccagatatatgcccaggggtgggattgctggatcatatggcaactctatttctagttttttgaggaacttccatactgttttgcatAGTGACTGCATCAGCTTCCATTCCCACTAACAGCATagaaatgttcccttttctccacaccatctccaccacaacaaatatttcttgagcacctactctttgtcaggcattgtgctaaaCCTTGGGGCTAGAGAAATGAACTATGGATGCGGATCTCAGATAACTCAGTCTAGTTGGCAAGACCAACAACATATGTGAAGATAGTAAGGTACACAAGTTTGCATGCTAGGGGACCCAGAGGAGGGGCCCTCCATCCCTGCTTGTAGACTCAGGCAAGATTTCTCGAGGAACTAGTTTCTAAGCTGAAACATGAGGGACACAAATATAGAACGATTTAAAAAACATTCATAGTCACTATCATCATAATCAGCGTTGTCAAaataactgacatttattgagcctTCACTGAGTGCCAGAGACTAATCTGAGCGCGTTACACATCTTCTCATCCAGGACTCGTGAGATCCCTGTGAGATAGACGCTATTCATTACCCCTATTTAGGGATGAAGAAACACAGGCTAAGAGTGTTCACAAGATTTGTGCAAACTGACAAGACCAGGGAGGGACACAGTCAAGATTCAAACTAGGTCAGATGGAGCTTAACCTTTATGTCCCTATGTACCATACTAGAGGTCAGAAAGAAGTATTCTTAAATCCCATGACATGCATGTTTGcatacatgtgcgtgtgtgtgtgtgttggttcgGGAGGACATTTGGTTAGCCCACTGGAGGATGTTTTTCAGTCTGCCCACAGTACTCCCCAGCATCACTGCAACTGCCCACACCCTCAAGCTCGGCCCTCCTGGCCCTGGACTGGGCCGATCCTTCAGTGTAAATCTGGTGCTCCGAAGGGCCAGAGCACCAAAAAGCAAAGCAATGTCCAGAAGGACCAGAGGCATCATCTCCCTTTTCCTAAGTTCTCCTCGTCCCCCAGCCCCTTCTGAGACACCAGCCCCAGGAAAAGTAGGGGCTGGGGCACAGAACCACATGGCTGACTCTGAATTATTTGCCAGGATAGTTCATGTGAAGTCCCACATCTATCATCACCAAGTCTCCCAGTTAACAAACCGGGACAGTTAGccagaaataaatgcatgaaaCTCATTCTCCGAAAGAAGCAGCATGGAGTCCCATGGTGGGCTGTAGACCAGCTCTGCCATTAACTGCTGCAAGGTCTCAGGGTCTTCATCCACAAAATGAGGGGTCTTGTCCATGCAAACCTAAACACAAGGCAAGAAAGGGGGGACATGCACTCCTGGATGATTGCTTACCTTCCTGGGAGCCCCACGAGATCAGGATGGAAAAGATGAGGGTGGGCCTAGATGAGCAGTAAGGAGATGGCACGTGATCGAAGCAGGACAGGCCTGGGTTTCTCCCTCCCAGAGAATTAGGGCAGGGAGAGACAGCAGAGTTCCTGGAGCTGTTCACAAGGGGAAGGGGTGAGTGTGGTTAAAGCAAGTCTTAGGACCCTACCCTGGACTCCCCTAGGGCAAGCTGCTCTCTGTAACCCATGCCAACAGCAGGGTGAGACCTCGGATCTCCAGGTACACACCACGGGTTCAGAGAATGCAGACACAGCCCCAAAATAAAGCAGCAACAGAAGCAATTCTTCTGGTAATTGAATTCAAGATCTTCCTTAAACTTGAAGGTGAAGCTGATTAGAGTTAGaataatcaaataaacaaaatatgtttaTACTCCTGCTTCACAGGGTAGATAATCCACTTAGAAACAATACCCCAAGAGGAGGCACAGGATGGAAATATGCAGAGCTCCCAAACCAGATTATAATGATTCTGGGGGAGATGGACTCATTGTAGGTTAGAAGGAGAACTAAAGTATTTTAGCTACTGTCCTAATATTTAAGAATGCCAGCAGAATCTGGTCCTTCCAAACCTATCCTGAACATCAAGCCAGAGATCAAAGGCAGCCCAGCAACTGACAAACAGTAGTAACAAAGGGTAGAgaggttctttaaaaacaaaatcggAATTGAATACTGGTACATTATACAGGCC includes:
- the LOC122452461 gene encoding tumor suppressor candidate 2-like codes for the protein MGASGSKAQGLWPFTSAAGGGGPEAAVAEQALVRPRGRVVPPFVFTRRGSMFYDEDGDLAHEFYEETIVTKNGQKRAKLRRVHKNLIPQGTVKLDPPRIHVDFPVILYEV